CAGTTAAGCATTAGAGGAAGCAAGCTTGTACAATAACATAAAATGTCCCCAGTCTACCTGTTTGCAACATTGAAAGACACAAAGGATTGGAACCGGAACTTCAGTCTGCCATCTTCATCTTGTGTTTTTGCACCATGCCTTGCATCCACACCTCTTCCTGGCCAAAGAGTGATGACAATTATTGGACTTCCCATTGATGAAAATGTAGGAGGAATAACCTGAATGTCTTCAATGTCCTCCCAGAGCAAGAAGAATTTTGTCTTGTGTCCAAACAAATTTGCATGGAAACCAATTATTCTTGCTGAAACAAACAGTCGACCCTGAAGAAAACAAACAATTGACAACTTAATGAgataataagaaagaaagcACAGAtccattgaaattaaaatagaaattataatgTCTTCCAACACCACATTACAAACCAACCACACCTGTAGgggcatttttcttttcaaatgacAGGTGAAGTCATTGATGAGAAATTCCTCAGGTGGAAGCCCAAAGAGTTTCTGAAAGGCTGAATTTGTTTGAGGAGACCGCAAATTAATctacaattttgaaaataagaaaagaaaaaagggtaGAAAAGGGTGATAAAACAGAAGtgcaaaataattaataagaaaaacaaacgCCTGACAACATAGAAGGATCCTTACCTTCTTCCCCACCTCTTTCTCCATTTTACTTATATAGTGTTTTACAACATCCCCGCGTCTAGTGTTGTTCAAGAAAATTCTTAAGTGCAACTTAGACTGACTTGCCTGAGCCAACTTTCCTTCAAGGGAAACCCATATATCAGCAAGATCTGAGAtgtttgttttaagaaaattgatttcaacaTGTCCTAGAGATGTAACTTCATCAAAAGGTCcatcaaaatcataaacatCCACATCCAGCACAGAAGGAGGATCATCCATTGcatcaaattcaaatatttctGCAAAGacagaaattttttttaacaaagaatACTCTATCATATTCACCATCCACGTGTAGAGGAAAATAGACTCGTGTGTTAGATCACTGGAGGTGCGCATTAATGATAAAGTATCAGATTTCAAATATATTCACCATTCCATAAAGGACTACATTTCTTGAACTTGATTGAGCTGGTTCTTGTTTTTCCATTGCAAGTAAACACCACATATGGATCACAAAATGCCTTAGATTCAGCAATAGCTAAATTGCTTCCTTCTATTATGGCCACAGTTAGCATCCATCCTTCTCCGTGTGCTTTAATTCCATGATCACTACCTAATATTGTAGTACCCCAAAAAGACTATATCAGGAAAGGCATATAATCACCAAATAAAGTAAACAAGggataaataatcaagaaagaAGGGAGAAGAAATCCCTGGCCACCCCgtgaaaaaaaataagcatCTCAGGTGtcagaaaaatcaaaatcaattcattcaaataaaacgTAACTGGATGAAATTTCCAGGTCCATACTACATTAGCATTTGACAAGCTCATATTGTTTCCTccatacaaataaaaaagatacaagtttaatgataaaaaaaaaaggctgaatatgtttataattattaatatctataaaatgattgtttcaatttttatccTTGTAgaacaaatatttgtttttcatcctataaaattcaaaatcattgtTTTGTTTAGTCTTGGTTTTGATTCGAATTATTCATCATTAGATGCAATAACTAACATTGTCAGAGACACTGAGTGCACAGAGGATGTCTAGGATGTCTACCTTACTCCTATTCTTTTATGTATTGCATATTTaggtttatttatatgttattatttaatattactttgtATAACTCGAAAGTGTATAAAACAAGCACTCTTGAGAAAATCCAGAGCAGTATCTGAGCATAACATGAAATACATTCTTCACCTTTAGGTTTGACTCTTTCTGGCAACAAGGCTTTCAATTCTGTAcgtcttaattatttatttgattttggtcaGAGTATTAATTTGGCTATTTTAACCAGTAATTTACTGCTTTACATCTATTATTGGAGTAAAAGTTCCGTAACACATTTCAGTTTATGGTTTTCTCAAAACGCCACATAGGAGGTAGAAATTTCTTCTGAGCTAAAGCATATATTACTCTTTGCTTCAATTCGGATTGCCATTCTTTCCCTGTTTTTCTTAGGACAGTATGTTGTTTCCCACattggaattttgtttttctctcttaagGTACTATTCTTtgaccaacaaaaaaaaaaacgaaggaAATTTCATTTGCTCAGATAAACACCCAATCTGATGGGTGtttaaaatcaagcaaattcTCAAGTTAAAggatcataaaataattaaggaaaTAAAGGGATTACCCTTTCGTGCTCTGGCTTGCATGAAGCGTGAGATTAGACCGAATACTTTTTCACCTTGAAGAACCAAGACAACACATACAACAAATTCCCCAATAGAATCTGGTAGGTCGAGCCAAACAAATTCAAGCCCTTGAATTAGCCTAGGAGATGCCAGCCACATGTGCACAAACACGGACATGACCATTAAGAATGCTAAGAATACTTGGAAGTTAGCTAAATACTGCAGTGCCAGCCTCCAGTCTGACTGAGGCTCTGGTCGTAATGTTGCCAAAGCCTGTTCCTTACTAGAACCAAGGTCCTTTGAGACAACAGCCTTTACAGTCTGACATAACAAAATAGCATATTGATCAAAGCTTTCCCTCATACCTTGCCGAGCTCCGCTTTCTATCATTCCTTTCATCATGGTGCTCTGTACAAAGTTCATTCGCCAAGATATCACCAGACGTGAACACTGTTCCCCTGATGGCAACTCCGGTCCAGGTGTTATTACATAAAGTAATTCTACCTTAAAGGTGCTGCCGTACATAACATCTGGAGTACTGACACTGGCGAAAACCGCAAAGTTCTTCCCATCAGCCTTTAAATATGTCTGGTCCTCGTAGCCTTTGACAGCCTTGATTAATTTAGTGGGTGCCTTGAGGTAAGAAAGCGATCTTTTTGGGGTCTCCCCACCATTCTCAAACTTCCAAGTACCAACTTGCAGTTCTGTAGTACCCTGTTCCTCTGCCAGTGTCTTGGGAAAATTAGAATCAGGTGAAAATAGTAATGTATTCAAGTCTCTCGGTGCAACTATGTATAATTGATCAATAAGAACTCCTCCCGATAAATTGTTAGGAATTTCACTTCCTTGATCCGCGGACTCTATTTTTTTCATAGTCTCTTCGAAAGTCTCAACAGGGGGCTGATCCTCCTCAATCTTGATTTCACCACCAACTTCAACTTTGCCTGTTTCAGATTGGTCTGAGTCAATACTTCTGCTGGGAGACATCGAAGCCACATCAGTGCCTTTGTTAAATATTTGAGCAATTCGGCCAGCAAACGatttttgattttgatgcatATAAGGTTTTTCCTCCTTAGAACTGGAAGATGCGGTTTCTTCCCTTACAGGAGAAGACAAGTTTGAAAAGCTGAGAGAAGACAACGAAGGAGAATTGGTAATTGCATCAGGACATTTTCTTGGAGGTACTAACTGATCACCGATGTCATTTGACTCCCCAGATCCATTTTGGGAAATGAGTATACTCAAATGAATCTCACCTGTCCAGAAAATGAAAGCAATTGTCACAATTTAAGTTCAACAGAATGATCCACGTACGAGCACAATATTTTCCAAAAGGACTTGATGCAGATGACCCTTGAAATTCGACAAAAGGCCATTTACATTTCGAGATCAGTCGTCTACAATAGCATGAAAGCAATATAACAACAGCAGGAAATCATGAATTTCAcataacaaaacaaacaaccaaGCAAACTGAGAAGGGTGGGGGATGTAGAAAAAGATGCCCTAAACAATTGGATAAGGTTGAGGGGAGTTCAGTTGAACAGTACAATATACCAAATGGCTTGTTCTTGCACTTCTTGTTTTTGGATTTCAATGAATACCAAGCAGGGCCAAGGGATTTAATTTCCTCTTCAAAAACAAGTGAGATAGGCATCTTAAGCCGTCCCACGTAGTCATAATTAAAGAACTTGTCCTCATCCATCACAGAGACAATAAGCGAATCTTTAAGATCGTCGACCCAAAAAGTAAATTGTTCATCCCACATCGGATTCAAACTTTTTACCGCTTTGGTCTTGAACTTCTGTTTCCCCAACTGCAGCCGCACGTACAGATCACTCAACGCATTGGCATCCGTCAATGCCAAGTTTTTTGCCTCAATAACACGAACCAGAAGCttcattttctaattataaCTACAATCTTAAGGCAAAAAAGTCAACCTTTTTCCTTCAGCAGAGCGCGACCCAGAAAATCCTTTCAAAAGGAAAATGCAATGCATGCAGAAGGAGAAGGTTATTTATAATCAAGCACCAAAAGCAACAAATTGGATTGGCAAAACCCAGAACCGAATTGATCAGACGCATGACCAGGGGGAAAATCAACCCAACAATCTGACAGAAACATGTATAAACAATATCGATTCTGccaggaaaagaaaaaagacaattCAGAATTCACAATCCAACCCAATTCAATTTTTTCGTGACAGACTCATCGCTGACGgtttgtaaaaatgaaaataagtgcAGAAAGTCTGGGCCATCACCCGTCAGCATggcaagaaaaaaaagtaaatggaaaagaagaggagaattTTAAGAGCGGGTGATCCGAGAgacaaaccctaaaaaaacaCAAACGAATTGAAGGGTCAGAAATGAATGGAAAATTTGAATATCAAAATTAGAAAAGGAGGGAGACGTGGAATGGTGGGTTGAGACATTAATAACAGACACTCTCTCCCTTTCCCTGTTCCtgtgtttttcttgctttcccATTTTATACAGATGCTATTTCTTTGaccttgcaatcatcaaacctACTATGTTATGTCATTGCCATGCTATTTCTTCCATTAGATTCTCTTAATATATGCTAAACAAAGAAATCCTATGCAGCGAAATTCTACCACTCTTTTCTTTAACTTAGTTGCACACTGAAAGTGGTCATCTCAGAAAAGGCCAAAAGAGAATTCAACAGAATCTCATGGTTATGAAATTGAGGGTGGATGCCTATGCCATCTCACCCTTTTCTCACCTTTTCGTTGCAACGACATTTTCAAAGGAACAACAGCTTGTTTTCTCTACGAACATAAAATAGCCGTTATTACACGTAGGGCAATAAAACAAggttttaattaaagtaataatttagTAACTATTTtgttacattatatttttctagTATATTTTCTgtaacttttgaaaattattcCTATGATccatttttcttaattgtttaaCACTTcttcttaaaagaaataagtactccaaaatataaaatttattatgaaataacttaattaagattctttacttttctttttaaatttaataaatatattattaaatacagTTTGACAATCTGACAAAACTTTGATATCATTTGACTTAAGATAGAACTCGATCAAGAATTAAACAGCCTAAAAGATAGATAGAGTATTTTAGTTTAGAATGGAATAGGACatcatttattctttttcatattaaaaataaaataattttaatccattttcctttaatatttaaataaataaaaaaatagtccAACGACCTCTACAGaagtaaaatcaaattataaaattcaacctattttCAATTTGACTAGCCAATCTAATTCAATCCATTTTTTGATAGATCAATCTTTGACTGAgtttaaaaaactttttgatAGACCAATATTGGACTGAGTTTAAAAATATCGGATTAACTtgcctactttttttttttagcacTTTTAATACTTTATTGTCAAATGGAAAACATCaatcattttgaatttttaaactaaaacattaattaatttatattgaaaGGGAGTTTGTTGAGTATTAACGGAAACCTAACGAAATCTTCAAAGAGACAATGGATCAAATATCTCttataaaatatctaacaaaactttattttttcatgacatcattttaaaaagttaatagataaaaaagcactttcattttccataaatattaattatatagtttcattttttttttttttaccttaaacCAATCTAAtgtcacttaaaaaaaaaaactcttaaacatgcttcaatttttttaaatggagAAGTTTTATTCTGGTTTGGGAACCCGTCAATAATcgaaaaaataaattcaaagcGGATCAACAAgggaaaaaaaataggaaagaactatatgtttaataaaatgttgtcttttttttacttaataaaagaacataaaatgtaatttggctgttattttctttcagaaaaacgttaattttaaatgatattattatgtACTATTGAAACTTAAAGTTGAGCATTATTATGTAATTACGCTTATTTTGAGtgctaaatttataatatttgttgtttttagttTTCAGTATTATTAAGCTATGATactaaatgtttataaaattacatCTTTGTAGTTTGAACTACATAAAAACTTAAGAAGTAActcaacatttttattaattatctttttagttcatttttgCTAAAACGGAgtgtaaacaaaaaataattaaacgaTTTCTACATTTCAAAGCTTTTATTTGAAgtcatttaaaagaaattttggtTAAACTGtgaaatgtaacatcccaaattaatatttttcaaaacatttccataaaacatttatgaaagataACAATCTTATTGGATTAAAATTGCAGAAGCTAAACATAactataaatattgtttataaatctcaaaatatcacttttacattaaattgtcaaatagaaaacttttaaaaaatataaatagcaAGTCTCCGAACATAACATTCCAACTCTCTCAGCTACTCCGATCCAATCTTATCTGCAAACCATCTGTACAAGTACGATCGTCGTAgatggaaaccacaaccacaactttcagggtgagcaaccaaaattatcttatcataaaatatacaaatatattaaccaaatcataaacatatatcatcACAACATTACCATCACCACATTAACATCACAATATTAACATTACAACAATCACATCGGCACTCACTAGCCTATTTCCTCTACACTATCATACCACCTAACCACCATAACCAATTCACTACGAGTCACACGACATCCTCTTCCCGTATCTCAcatccaaataaaatatctttccCGCATCACCCGGACAAAGATTCACCACTACTAAATCATCCTTTTTCCTGCATCACACAATCAAAGAGTCATCATTGCTAAATCatcatcttcccgcatcacacgatCGAAGAGAATCTCTTTCCCACATCACATGGTCAAAAGAGTCCTCACTACCAAACCATCATCTTCCTGCATCACATGGCTGAAGAGAATCTTTTTTCCACATCGCATGAccaaaagagtcatcactaccaaaccatcctcttcccgcatcacacggtcAAAGAGAATCTCTTTCCTACATCACATGGCCGaaagagtcatcactaccaAACTATTCTCTTCCCACATCACATGGCCTAAGAGAATCTCTTTCCCACATCACATGGCCAAAAGAGTCATTAGTACCAAACTAtcctcttcccgcatcacacggctGAAGAGAATCTATTTCCTCCACTTTCATCATTACTGGACTACTCATTCACCCAACTCATCTTTTATTCCCAATTTCCAAAACCCATAACCCCCTCTTACTTCTATCACATCATGCATCCATAAAATAACCCACACTTCTCGAAACTCCAAACCATACCCATGGTCaccaataacatcatcaaatgCACATGCAACAAGAACATACAACTCAAAACCCTACACATATATGATAACATCATGTCGTGCACTCCAACAACCATACAGATAACCacatataataaagaatatcatACAATGCCAAACCCTACACACACACAAGGTAATTCTAGTCACTTCCCTTACCAGATCTCatatgatttttgtttccaaaatcaCTAAGAAAGTTTCACAACGTCACCGTGGTCctctcatttttttatatgccCGTTCTCAGCTCTATTTTCTCCCAAAAAAACatcttttctctcccttatatttctaattttcgtttttttgcTTTTAGGATACTAAAATGCCaatccctttttttcttttctcctatCTATACTCTTTTATTCTGTCTCtatccttttaatattaataaaatctatcagtttatatctaaaaccactaagatttcttctcttattctctcttaactactttttaaaatatcatcaaccaccaaaacttttttaaaatctatgtaatctttaaaatatcaacaatatttaataatgattttctctaataataatatctcttttaatctttaaacccaccaaattatatcttctattttcatttaactaatttttaaaataacaactaaatcttttaaaagatttacttaacattattttatttaatatctagattatttaattcaatacttttcctttctacacactcgcttaattaatttctacaccaattaaataaaagaaaaagacccTTTT
This genomic stretch from Vigna radiata var. radiata cultivar VC1973A chromosome 7, Vradiata_ver6, whole genome shotgun sequence harbors:
- the LOC106767086 gene encoding C2 and GRAM domain-containing protein At1g03370 isoform X3 gives rise to the protein MKLLVRVIEAKNLALTDANALSDLYVRLQLGKQKFKTKAVKSLNPMWDEQFTFWVDDLKDSLIVSVMDEDKFFNYDYVGRLKMPISLVFEEEIKSLGPAWYSLKSKNKKCKNKPFGEIHLSILISQNGSGESNDIGDQLVPPRKCPDAITNSPSLSSLSFSNLSSPVREETASSSSKEEKPYMHQNQKSFAGRIAQIFNKGTDVASMSPSRSIDSDQSETGKVEVGGEIKIEEDQPPVETFEETMKKIESADQGSEIPNNLSGGVLIDQLYIVAPRDLNTLLFSPDSNFPKTLAEEQGTTELQVGTWKFENGGETPKRSLSYLKAPTKLIKAVKGYEDQTYLKADGKNFAVFASVSTPDVMYGSTFKVELLYVITPGPELPSGEQCSRLVISWRMNFVQSTMMKGMIESGARQGMRESFDQYAILLCQTVKAVVSKDLGSSKEQALATLRPEPQSDWRLALQYLANFQVFLAFLMVMSVFVHMWLASPRLIQGLEFVWLDLPDSIGEFVVCVVLVLQGEKVFGLISRFMQARARKGSDHGIKAHGEGWMLTVAIIEGSNLAIAESKAFCDPYVVFTCNGKTRTSSIKFKKCSPLWNEIFEFDAMDDPPSVLDVDVYDFDGPFDEVTSLGHVEINFLKTNISDLADIWVSLEGKLAQASQSKLHLRIFLNNTRRGDVVKHYISKMEKEVGKKINLRSPQTNSAFQKLFGLPPEEFLINDFTCHLKRKMPLQGRLFVSARIIGFHANLFGHKTKFFLLWEDIEDIQVIPPTFSSMGSPIIVITLWPGRGVDARHGAKTQDEDGRLKFRFQSFVSFNVANRTIMALWKARSLSPEQKVQLVEEDSETKGLRSDENGSFLGLGDVSMSEAHSGQLLDGAI
- the LOC106767086 gene encoding C2 and GRAM domain-containing protein At1g03370 isoform X2, translated to MKLLVRVIEAKNLALTDANALSDLYVRLQLGKQKFKTKAVKSLNPMWDEQFTFWVDDLKDSLIVSVMDEDKFFNYDYVGRLKMPISLVFEEEIKSLGPAWYSLKSKNKKCKNKPFGEIHLSILISQNGSGESNDIGDQLVPPRKCPDAITNSPSLSSLSFSNLSSPVREETASSSSKEEKPYMHQNQKSFAGRIAQIFNKGTDVASMSPSRSIDSDQSETGKVEVGGEIKIEEDQPPVETFEETMKKIESADQGSEIPNNLSGGVLIDQLYIVAPRDLNTLLFSPDSNFPKTLAEEQGTTELQVGTWKFENGGETPKRSLSYLKAPTKLIKAVKGYEDQTYLKADGKNFAVFASVSTPDVMYGSTFKVELLYVITPGPELPSGEQCSRLVISWRMNFVQSTMMKGMIESGARQGMRESFDQYAILLCQTVKAVVSKDLGSSKEQALATLRPEPQSDWRLALQYLANFQVFLAFLMVMSVFVHMWLASPRLIQGLEFVWLDLPDSIGEFVVCVVLVLQGEKVFGLISRFMQARARKGSDHGIKAHGEGWMLTVAIIEGSNLAIAESKAFCDPYVVFTCNGKTRTSSIKFKKCSPLWNEIFEFDAMDDPPSVLDVDVYDFDGPFDEVTSLGHVEINFLKTNISDLADIWVSLEGKLAQASQSKLHLRIFLNNTRRGDVVKHYISKMEKEVGKKINLRSPQTNSAFQKLFGLPPEEFLINDFTCHLKRKMPLQGRLFVSARIIGFHANLFGHKTKFFLLWEDIEDIQVIPPTFSSMGSPIIVITLWPGRGVDARHGAKTQDEDGRLKFRFQSFVSFNVANRTIMALWKARSLSPEQKVQLVEEDSETKGLRSDENGSFLGLGDVSMSEAHSGALSVPLLDGAI
- the LOC106767086 gene encoding C2 and GRAM domain-containing protein At1g03370 isoform X1 encodes the protein MKLLVRVIEAKNLALTDANALSDLYVRLQLGKQKFKTKAVKSLNPMWDEQFTFWVDDLKDSLIVSVMDEDKFFNYDYVGRLKMPISLVFEEEIKSLGPAWYSLKSKNKKCKNKPFGEIHLSILISQNGSGESNDIGDQLVPPRKCPDAITNSPSLSSLSFSNLSSPVREETASSSSKEEKPYMHQNQKSFAGRIAQIFNKGTDVASMSPSRSIDSDQSETGKVEVGGEIKIEEDQPPVETFEETMKKIESADQGSEIPNNLSGGVLIDQLYIVAPRDLNTLLFSPDSNFPKTLAEEQGTTELQVGTWKFENGGETPKRSLSYLKAPTKLIKAVKGYEDQTYLKADGKNFAVFASVSTPDVMYGSTFKVELLYVITPGPELPSGEQCSRLVISWRMNFVQSTMMKGMIESGARQGMRESFDQYAILLCQTVKAVVSKDLGSSKEQALATLRPEPQSDWRLALQYLANFQVFLAFLMVMSVFVHMWLASPRLIQGLEFVWLDLPDSIGEFVVCVVLVLQGEKVFGLISRFMQARARKGSDHGIKAHGEGWMLTVAIIEGSNLAIAESKAFCDPYVVFTCNGKTRTSSIKFKKCSPLWNEIFEFDAMDDPPSVLDVDVYDFDGPFDEVTSLGHVEINFLKTNISDLADIWVSLEGKLAQASQSKLHLRIFLNNTRRGDVVKHYISKMEKEVGKKINLRSPQTNSAFQKLFGLPPEEFLINDFTCHLKRKMPLQGRLFVSARIIGFHANLFGHKTKFFLLWEDIEDIQVIPPTFSSMGSPIIVITLWPGRGVDARHGAKTQDEDGRLKFRFQSFVSFNVANRTIMALWKARSLSPEQKVQLVEEDSETKGLRSDENGSFLGLGDVSMSEAHSGALSVPASFLMELFSGGELDRMFMEKSGCVNYSYTSWVSENSGVYERAVYYKFEKRISRYKVEVTSTQQKSTMEGGKGWLLQEVMNFHGVPLGDFFNLHIRYQIEDLTPKACKVQVLFGTEWLKSTKHQKRITKNILKNLQERLKLTFSLVEKEFLAK